One window from the genome of Cucumis melo cultivar AY chromosome 10, USDA_Cmelo_AY_1.0, whole genome shotgun sequence encodes:
- the LOC127151153 gene encoding uncharacterized protein LOC127151153 yields MEYEKIHACPNDCWLYRKEYANAIVCPAKIMWYFPPIPRFQRMFRSVECAKNLTWHATEREIDDKLRHLADSPAWKLVDTMWPNFSFEPRNLRLALSADGINPYSDMSSKYSCWPVVMVIYNLPPWLCMKRKFMMLSILISGPKQQGDDIGIYLEPLIDDLKLLWESGVQCYDAYNEELLNLRTVLLWTINDFPAYGNLSGCSVKGYKACPICEDNTSSIRLKYEKKMAYLGHRKFLPHNHPFRRQKKSFNGQRELGSTLLDIPEKTKDGLNARRDLADLKIRPELTPINGEKKFFIPPACYTLTKKEKRFLLKSLSEMKVPRGYSSNVTNLMSIEDSKLNSLKSHDCHVLLQQLLHVAIRSMLPKHVRYAITRLCLCFNSICNKVIDVTQVEKLQEDIVITLCLLEKYFPPSFFMIMVHLTVHLVREVKLCEPIYLRWMYPFERFMKVIKNAVRNRNRPKGCIAEGYILEEAVEFFSEFLCRVDPIGLGCQKLKDNSDYSELGKPLSSGVTSIPEQELLYQAHRYVLENTVDVETELATGDVEVSDNLRWIAHGPHPIVTTYNSYAINGCHYHTKSHDKNKTVQNSGVSLVAKTMQVCSSKDKNPIIGEISFYGVIEEIWKLNYNSFKVSIFKCDWVENSGGIKTDELGFVLVDLRRVWHKNDSFIFATRAKQVFFVEDPSDSRWSIVLTSPQRDFADQYNDDELGDTVLNCQGMPKATINIKSSLDLDENTPTYVRADCEGTWIANE; encoded by the exons atggaatatgaaaaaATTCATGCATGCCCTAATGATTGTTGGTTGTATCGAAAGGAATATGCCAATGCAATTGTGTGCCCTGCTAAAATAATGTGGTACTTTCCACCTATTCCACGATTTCAACGGATGTTTAGAAGTGTTGAATGTGCTAAAAACTTAACTTGGCATGCTACTGAAAGAGAAATTGATGATAAATTAAGGCACCTTGCTGACTCTCCAGCTTGGAAGTTAGTCGACACCATGTGGCCAAATTTTAGTTTTGAACCCAGGAATcttcgtttagcattgtcagcAGATGGAATAAATCCTTATAGTGATATGAGCTCCAAGtacagttgttggccagttGTGATGGTGATTTATAATCTTCCCCCATGGTTATGTATGAAACGAAAGTTCATGATGTTATCAATTTTGATTTCGGGTCCAAAGCAACAAGGAGATGACATTGGGATATACTTAGAACCATTGATTGATGATTTAAAACTTTTGTGGGAAAGTGGTGTGCAATGTTATGATGCCTACAATGAGGAACTATTAAACCTAAGAACAGTTCTACTATGGACGATTAATGATTTTCCAGCCTATGGAAACCTTAGTGGATGTAGTGTGAAAGGGTATAAGGCATGTCCAATTTGTGAAGATAACACATCTTCAATACGattgaaatatgaaaaaaaaatggcataCCTTGGGCATCGAAAATTTCTACCACATAATCATCCTTTTCGTCGTCAAAAGAAATCGTTTAATGGTCAGCGAGAACTTGGAA GTACACTTCTCGATATTCCAGAAAAAACTAAGGACGGTTTGAATGCTAGACGTGATTTAGCTGATTTAAAGATTCGACCTGAGCTTACTCCTATTAATGGGGAGAAAAAATTTTTCATTCCCCCTGCTTGTTATACACTTACTAAGAAAGAAAAGCGGTTTCTTTTGAAGTCGTTATCAGAAATGAAAGTTCCTCGGGGTTACTCATCCAATGTTACGAATCTTATGTCAATAGAAGATTCAAAACTGAATAGTCtaaaatctcatgattgtcatgtcCTCTTACAACAATTGCTCCATGTTGCAATCAGATCTATGCTTCCAAAACATGTTCGATATGCTATAACTCGTTTGTGTCTTTGTTTTAATTCTATATGTAACAAAGTTATAGATGTTACACAAGTAGAGAAGTTGCAAGAAGACATTGTGATTACATTATGTTTACTAGAGAAGTACTTCCCTCCTTCATTCTTCATGATAATGGTTCATCTCACTGTACACCTTGTTAGAGAAGTAAAACTTTGTGAGCCCATTTATTTGCGATGGATGTATCCATTTGAAAGGTTCATGAAGGTTATAAAAAATGCTGTGAGAAATCGAAATCGTCCAAAGGGTTGTATTGCTGAAGGTTATATATTAGAAGAAGCTGTTGAATTTTTTTCAGAATTTTTATGTCGAGTAGATCCTATTGGACTTGGTTGTCAAAAGTTAAAAGACAATTCTGACTATTCAGAACTTGGTAAACCATTGTCAAGCGGAGTTACTAGCATACCTGAACAAGAGCTTTTATATCAAGCTCATCGATATGTTTTGGAGAATACCGTTGAT GTTGAAACGGAACTTGCAACAGGAGATGTTGAGGTTTCAGATAACTTGCGGTGGATTGCTCATGGCCCTCATCCAATTGTTACTACTTACAATAGTTACGCTATTAATGGATGTCACTACCACACAAAGTCGCATGACAAGAATAAAACTGtacaaaatagtggagttagttTAGTTGCAAAAACAATGCAAGTATGTAGCTCGAAAGATAAAAATCCTATAATCGGAGAAATATCCTTTTATGGTGTGATAGAAGAGATTTGGAAACTTAATTATAATTCATTTAAGGTTTCCATTTTTAAATGTGATTGGGTTGAAAATAGTGGTGGTATCAAAACTGACGAGCTTGGGTTTGTGTTAGTTGACTTACGGAGAGTATGGCATAAGAATGATTCTTTTATATTTGCAACCCGAGCAAAACAAGTGTTTTTTGTTGAGGATCCAAGTGATAGTCGGTGGTCTATTGTTCTTACTTCACCTCAAAGAGATTTTGCGGATCAATATAATGATGATGAACTTGGAGATAcagttttaaattgtcaaggaATGCCTAAAGCtacaataaatattaaatctaGCCTTGATTTAGACGAAAATACTCCAACATATGTGCGAGCTgattgtgaaggcacatggattGCTAATGAGTAA